A region of the Curvibacter sp. AEP1-3 genome:
ATTGACGAACGAACTTACCTTCGACATCGGACACGCTCTTGCGAATGGTTTCGCGGTAAGCCACCTGGGGCTTGCCCACGTTAGCTTCCACGCCGAATTCGCGCTTCATGCGGTCAACAATAATTTCCAAGTGCAATTCGCCCTGACCACCAATGATGGTCTGGCCGGATTCTTCGTCTGTCTGCACGCGGAAAGATGGATCTTCTGCAGCCAGACGGCTCAAAGCGATACCCATTTTTTCCTGGTCAGCCTTGGTCTTCGGCTCGACGGCTTGACGGATCACAGAGTCAGGGAACACCATGCGCTCCAGAGTGATCACGGCTGCAGGGTCGCACAAGGTTTCACCTGTGGTCACATCCTTCAAGCCCACACATGCAGCGATGTCACCGGCGCGGATTTCATCCACTTCTTCGCGGTTGTTCGCGTGCATTTGCACGATTCGGCCGATACGTTCTTTCTTGCCGCGCACAGCGTTGTAAACGGTGTCGCCTTTTTTCAGCACGCCGGAGTAAACGCGAACGAAAGTCAACTGACCCACAAACGGGTCGGTCATCAGCTTGAACGCCAAAGCAGCAAACTTTTCGTTGTCGTCAGCCTTGCGGGTGACTTCTTTTTCGTCTTCGTCAAAGCCCTTGATGGCCTTCACGTCCAGAGGAGAAGGCATCAGTTCAATCACGGCGTCCAACATGCGCTGCACACCCTTGTTCTTGAACGCAGTACCGCACAACATGGGCTGGATTTCACCAGCAATGGTGCGTGCGCGCAGACCGGCAGTGATTTCCTCTTCGGACAGTTCACCTTCTTCCAGGTACTTGTTCATCAGGTCTTCAGAGGCTTCAGCAGCCGCTTCGACCATCTTTTCGCGCCACTCTTTGGCGGTTTCCACGAGTTCTGCGGGGATCTCTTCAAAGGTGAACTTCATACCCTGGGAAGCTTCGTCCCAGATGATGGCTTTCATCTTGCGCAGATCAACCACACCGGTGAAGTTTTCTTCGGCACCGATTGGGATCACGATAGGCACAGGGCTGGCCTTCAAGCGCAGCTTCATCTGGTCCACGACCTTGAAGAAGTTGGCACCGGTACGGTCCATCTTGTTCACGAAGGCCAAACGTGGCACTTTGTACTTGTTAGCCTGACGCCAAACGGTTTCAGACTGGGGCTGCACGCCACCCACTGCGCAGTAAACCATGCAGGCGCCGTCCAGCACGCGCATGGAACGCTCCACTTCAATCGTGAAGTCCACGTGTCCGGGGGTGTCAATGATGTTGATGCGGTGCTCAGCGAAAGAAGAGTCCATGCCCTTCCAGAAGCAAGTTGTAGCCGCGGAGGTAATGGTGATACCACGCTCTTGCTCTTGCTCCATCCAGTCCATCGTGGCCGCGCCATCGTGCACTTCGCCGATTTTGTGGTTCACGCCGGTGTAGAAAAGAATACGCTCGGTCGTGGTGGTTTTGCCGGCGTCAATGTGCGCAGAAATACCGATATTGCGGTAGCGCTCAATGGGGGTAGTGCGAGCCATGATGGATCCTTGGTTGATCAAATTCTTGAGAGGGTCTGCCGCACAATGCAGCAAGACAAACGACTTTCAGAGTATGGCCAGCCCACATGACAGCGCCATTGCGCTGCCCGGACCTGCCAAGCTCTAAAAGCCGCGATTTCCGTTGCTTAGAAACGGAAGTGAGAGAAGGCCTTGTTGGCTTCAGCCATACGGTGCACTTCGTCACGCTTCTTCATGGCGCCGCCACGGCCTTCAGTGGCTTCCAACATTTCGTTGGCCAGGCGCTGAGCCATGGACTTTTCACCACGCTTGCGAGCGGCTTCCTTGATCCAGCGCATGGACAAAGCCAAGCGACGGACGGGACGCACTTCAACAGGCACTTGGTAGTTGGCACCACCCACGCGGCGGGATTTCACTTCCACCATGGGCTTGACGTTGTTGATTGCAACGGTAAACGCTTCCAGAGCATCCTTATCGGGGTGCTTTTTGGCGATCAGCTCGAGTGCGCCGTAAATGATGCGCTCTGCAACTGCTTTTTTGCCGCCTTCCATGATCACGTTCATGAATTTGGACAGCTCGACGTTGCCGAACTTGGGATCCGGCAGGATTTCACGTTTAGGGACTTCGCGACGACGTGGCATATTTCACCTCATATTGCTTCAGTTGGTATCTTTTCAGACACCGCGAGAGTTATTCAAAACTCCCACTTACTCGACCCACACGGACAATTCCGGGCTTCGGGTCACTTCGCTGTATCTCCGCGCCACGCGGGGAACAGCACCGAAAAATTCGAACCTACAGAGCTTATTTAGCCTTTGGCTTCTTAGCACCGTACTTGGAACGGGACTGCTTGCGGTCTTTCACGCCTTGCAAGTCCAAAGAACCGCGAACGATGTGGTAACGCACACCGGGCAAGTCCTTGACACGACCGCCGCGAACCAGCACCACGCTGTGTTCCTGCAGGTTGTGGCCTTCACCGCCGATGTAAGAGATCACCTCAAAACCGTTGGTCAAGCGCACTTTGGCAACTTTACGCAGAGCGGAGTTAGGCTTTTTAGGAGTCGTTGTGTACACGCGAGTGCATACACCGCGACGCTGCGGAGAGTTCTGCATGGCAGGGCTCTTCGACTTGATGGTCTCGACCTCACGGCCTTGACGCACGAGTTGGTTAATGGTTGGCATTGAAAAACGTCCCTAAACGTTTGAATATTACGAAAACGTGAATCCCTTCGGAATTTCCGAAAAGCCTTCTAATGTAGCAGATCAAGGGTTTTCACGCAAACTGCTTGCGGCAATCAGCGGATCCAGAGGCGCAAAGCGTCCCAGGCACGACCGATGATCCCTGCCTGCTCCACACCGTCGAGCGCCAAAAGCGGCACTTCAGCCACCACTTGGTCGCCGGCACGCACCTTCAAAGTACCGAGCACCTGACCCTTGGCCACAGGCGCCACGATAGGCTCATTGCGGACGACTTCGGTCTTGAGTTGTGCGGCGGTACCTGCAGGCACTGCCACGATCACACCCTGCGCACGTCCGGCCTTGACTTCGGAACTGGCACCTTTCCAGACCTTGGGGGTGACAACGGCAGCGCCGGCGTCATACAGCTTTACCGCTTCAAAAGCGGTGTAACCCCAGTTCAAGAGCTTCTGGGATTCGTTGGCGCGGGCATTTTCACTCTCGGTTCCCAGCACGATGGACAGGAGACGACGGCTTCCAGTGGCGGCCGGAGTACCTGCAGGTGCGCCCGCCGTTGCCAGCGCAGGGAAGTCACGTTTGGCGGTGGCCACCAGGCAATAGCCGGCGGCATCCGTGTGGCCCGTCTTCAGACCGTCGACCGTGGGATCGCGAAACAACAAAAGGTTACGGTTGCTGTCATTGGCAGCAGGTGTACCGGGATAGCGGTATTTCTTGATCGCGTAGTAACCCACGTAGTCCGGGAAGTCGCTCATCAGTCGAGTGGCCAGGATGCTGAGGTCACGGGCAGTCGTGATGTGGCCAGCCTCTGTCAAACCCTCCGGGTTCCGGTAGCCGGTGTTCTTCATGCCCAGCACCTTCGCTTGGTCATTCATCATCTGAACGAAGCGCTCCAACGATCCACCCACGCCTTCGGCCAGAGCCATCGTGGCGTCATTACCGCTTTGCACGATCATGCCTTTGATAAGGTCTTCGACGGGCACCTGCATCTTGGGGTCGATGAACATGCGCGAGCCCGGCATCTTCCAGGCGCGCTCACTGACGGGGAATGTCTGCTTCAAGTCGATTTTTTTGGATCGCAACGCGTCGAACACGAGGTAAGCCGTCATCAACTTGGTGAGCGAGGCGGGCTCCACCGGCATATCCATGTCCTTGGATGCCAGGATTTGGTTGGAAGTAACGTCCAGCAGCAAATAAGCGCGGGCAGCCACTTCAGGGGGATGCGGAGCCTGTGCGGCAACGGCAAAGCTCAGGGCCGCCAAAACGGAGGCAATCAAGAATTTCATAGGTCAGTCAAGTTGGGAATCAAAGAGGTAGAGGCGCAAGCCTTGCGGTCGGGCCCGCAGAGTCAGGCCCGGAGATGACGCGCCACCAGGCTGCGCAACAAGGGCAATTGTCCATGAAAGAAGTGGCCGCCCCCGGGCACCACCGTCACCGGCAGACTTTGGGGACGGGCCCAGTTCATTACATCAGCCAAGGGTACGGTGTCATCCTGCTCGCCGTGCAGCACCAGGGTGCAATCGTGCAAGTCAGGCGCCACGGGCGCTACCTCGAAGCGGCTCGCCGCAGTGCCCACCAGCACAACCTTGGCAAGGTCACGCCCCGCCATGGCGGTCACCGCGTGGCTCGTTACAAACGCTCCGAAGGAAAATCCCGCCAGCGCCAGCGTCCCGTCAGGGGTGGCGTGCGCCACCACAGCCAGCATGTCTTGCAGTTCGCCAGTGCCGTTGTCGTAAGAGCCTTCACTGCCACCCACACCTCGAAAATTAAATCGTACGGCACGCCACCCCGTCTGCACAAAGGCGCGCGCCACCGTCTGCACCACCTTGTTGTCCATGCTTCCGCCGAACAGCGGATGAGGATGGGCAATAACCGCCGTACCGCGCCAGGCCTGCGCAGGGATATCAACAGGCTCATCGATGAGCCCTTCCAGCACGCCGGACGGACCCGCGATCCGGAATTTTTGTGTAGAGGAATTCATTTGCTATGGATTCAGTAGCTGCTCGCGCACATTTGGCGGGCGCTACCGGCACTTTTTATTCAAATCAGCGGCCGAGGTGGGCGGGCGTCAACAAGCGCTCCACCACTTTGCCGTTCTTCAGATGCGACTCAACGATTTCTTCAATGTCTTGTGCATCCACAAAGGTATACCAAACGGCCTCCGGATACACCACCGCCACCGGGCCGGCAGCACAGCGGTCCAGACAACCCGCCTTGTTGACCCGCACTTGGCCGGGGCCGGACAAACCGGCTTCTTTGACGAGCTGCTTGCAACGGTCAAAACCCTCTTGAGCATTGTGGTGTGCACAGCAGTCTTCCCCGTTTTTGCGCTCATTGAGGCAGAAGAAGATGTGGCGCTCGTAGTAAGAGGCAGTGGTTTGTGTGGTGTCGGTCATGGCGGGGTTCTAGTTTTTCGCATCCCGGCGGCCAATTTGTCCGAGCAGATAAACCGATGCCACATAGGGCCACAGCCACCCGACCCACTGCGCCAAACCATTGAAGCGGATGAAGCGCCCCTGCTCCCACAGCAGCAAGGTCTGCGCAAAATACGGACTCTCCGGCGCCTGGTTCAACAAACTCAAATACACACCGAGAGAGAGCAAAGCCAATGCGGCACTGGCCCGCCAGGAGGCGAAGACAAACAGCAGCGCCAGCGAAGCCCCGGTGAACAAGCCGATTTGGGCTGGCACATCCAACCACGCCCAGGCATGCAGCGGCCCCCAACTGAGCGCGGCGGACAAGGCTGAAACCAGAATGGCAGACCCGGTGGTCACTCCCACCACCACCATGCGCCGCCACACCGGACGAACTACACAAAAGCCCAAGAGGCAGGGAATCAACAAACCCAAGGCCACGCACAACAACTCTGTGCCGGGCGCAAGCGGCAACAACTCGGTATCACGCACCGGCAGCCACGCCTCGAAACTCGAATCCTCCACGTAGGACTGCAGCAGCGCCTCCAGCCGGGTCACCACTTGACCCAGCCCCAAGGGCACCGATGCAGGAAAGAGTAAGCCCACCGGCCAGGTCGACAAGAGCACGATGCCACCACGGGAATGCGGCACAAACCACCGGCTGCGCAACTGGTTCCAGCGATCAATTGCACCCGCCTTTTGCAGCACAAAGGCCGCTATCGCACCCACCCATGCCCCCGCAGCATTCAACAGAAAGTCCTCCCGCGAGGGCACCCGCGACGGCAAATAACTTTGGAGCCCCTCCATACACAGGGAGAGCAGCACCACGCCTACGGGCGCCCACCAAACGGAAGAGCGCCGCCACCCCGAACGCAAGGCACCGAGCCCGACCAGGCCACCCAAGGGCACGTACCCGGCCACGTTGACCGCGACGTCAAACCCGGTCCAGTAACGGGGTGTAGGCGCCAGCAAAAACTCCCAGCTGGCAATACCCTGATCGCGCCATTCCACAAATGGAAACAGGCTCGCATACACCACCAGCGCTGCGTACAGGGCAGCCAAAGGCCATGCGGTGGACTTGTGCATGGCAAAGCGTCGTCAGAAAGGCTTCACCACCACAAGGATGACGATGGCCGTGAGCAAGAGCACCGGAATCTCATTAAACCAGCGATAAAACACATGGCTGCGCTGGCTGATACCGGCTTCCAACTTGCGCAGCATCACGGAGCACCCATGGTGATAACCGATGACCAGCAAGACCAGCATGAGCTTGGCGTGCATCCACCCGCTGCCGGGTCCCATACCAATGCCGTAACCCAACCACAGATACAGACCCAAGCCCAAGGCCGGCCCTGCCAGCAAGGTGGTGAAGCGCAGCAGCTTGCGCGCCATCAACAGCAAGCGCGCCCGCTCGGCATCAGAGCCTGCGGGCACCATCGCCAGATTCACAAAAATGCGAGGGAGATAGAACAAGCCGGCGAACCAGCTGGCGATAAATACGATGTGGAGGGCTTTGATCCAGAGCATGAGCAAGTGTAGCCCCCACGCTCCACCGCTGCGCGGGTCGCTGCCCCCCAAGGGGGCTCATTTGCCTTGGGGCCGCCCGGCGGCAAATGGTGCAGTCGCAGGCACTGGCGTGCGCAACATTCCTAGGGCGGGCTGAGCGTTTTGCGCAGGTCAAGGAGGAGGCCGAAGGCCGGGGGACACGGAGCAAAACGCTCAGCCCGCCCGATCTCCTCCAAGCAAAAAGGAGAAAAGGGAAAGTACAGGATCGAGTAGGGTGAGGGGTTACCCCCTCAGCCCTCTCACACCACCGTACGTGCGGTTCCGCATACGGCGGTTCAAGTAGGACGCTGGAGGTGCTGGTGGGTTGCCACCAGCGAGACCAGCCCGAGTGATCGAGTAGGGTGAGGGGTTACCCCCTCAGCCCTCTCACACCACCGTACGTGCGGTTCCGCATACGGCGGTTCAAGTAGGACGCTGGAGGTGCTGGTGGGTTGCCACCAGCGAGACCAGCCCGAGTTGCGTGAAGTATTTCGTCGGGAGAGCTTGGCGCAGGTGTTTGGCACCGGCGTTCCACCATGGACCATGGCCATTGACGCTGGACTTCCATGCCCGCTGGGCATCGAGCCCGAGTGCGAGCATTTTGGATTCCCGCGTCTTTGTCCTTTTCCATTGCCTCCACATCAGGGCGCGTAGCCGTCTACGTACCCACATATCCAGTGCTTCGATGGGCTTGTGGCTCTGGGTCAGGCTGAAGTAGTTCATCCATCCCCGTAAAACCGGATTTAGCTTTTCGATGGTCTGGGGCAGTGGCCTGCCCCGTCCCTGTGCACAGTATGTGCGCACGGCGTGCATCAGGCGTTGCGTGCTTTCCTTGGCTATTCGGATTTTGCTGGCTCGTTGTGCTGTCACGCTGTATCCCAGAAACTTGCGTTTCCATGGCCGCTCAACCGCACTTTTGGTCTCGTTCACAGTGAGCTTGAGCCGGTTTGCAAGAAACCTCTTTATGCCCTCCATGATGCGTTGGCCCGCCCGCTGACTGCTCACGTAGATGTTGCAGTCATCCGCATACCTGCAAAACAGCAGCTTGCGTGCCTCTAGCTCCCGGTCTAAATCAGTCAACAGGATGTTGGACAGTAGTGGTGACAGGGGGCCGCCTTGCGGTGTACCCTCGTACCGTGGTGTCTCTACCCCGTTGGCCATCATCCCGGCCTCCAGAAACCTGCGTATCAGGCTCAGGACGGTTTTGTCCTGTACCTGGCGTGCCACCCGCGCCATCAGCACGTCGTGGTTGACACGGTCGAAGAATTTCTCCAGGTCCATGTCCACCACCCAGCGCTTGCCGCCACGGATGTACTCTGCCGCTTTGCTTACCGCCTGCTTCGCACTTTTCCCCGGTCTGAAGCCGTAGCTGCTTTGCGAGAAGGTAGGTTCAAACAGGGGTTGCATCGCCTGATGTAGCGCCTGCTGAATCAGCCTGTCCACCACCGTGGGCACTCCGAGCGTGCGTACCCCGCCTTGCGGCTTGGGTATGTCCACCCGACGTACCGCTTGGGGGCGGTAGGTTCCATCCAGTAACGACTTCTTTACTTGCGACCAGTTCACTTTGAGCCACGTCTTGAGGTCTTCACAGCGCATTCCGTCAATGCCGGGTGCGCCGCGATTCTTCATGACTCGGCTGTAAGCGAGCTGCATGTTGTCGCGATCCACGACTCGGCTCATGAGCCGGTCTCTCTCCGATTTCGGTTGCTCGACGTACGCCGTACCCACCTCAGCACCCACGTGCGCACTCCCCAGATTCCGTCCGGTTCCTTCGCTGTGGGCCCCTCTTGCGAGGGCTTCTGCTTCATCGATTGGCATCGAGTGACTTCGTTCCTACTCTCGTTTCCACTTGTTCGGGCCTTCGGTGCCGCCTCTTGTGGCTCATCACCTTGGGTTGCACCTACTATGCCCTCTGCTGACTTCTGAGCGAGCCTCCCGTCACCTTTCGATGGCCGGTAGCCCTTACGGGCACCACACTCAGATCTCTCCGGGTATTACGCACCCACTTTCACGCTTATGTCCGTCGGATCTACGCCACAGAGTTCCGTGCAAGTTTTGGGCTTCAGAGATTTCGGACTCCTTACCCCCCTGTGGCGCCTCATATCCGCTTCCTGTTCGTCGAACCAGCGCTTTGCCATCCGGCTTCCTTCAGACTCGCAGTCGCCCGCGAAGCCCTTGCCATTGGCTAACCCTTCCCCTTGCAGGGCGAGTAGAGGTCTTTCACCTCCTAGTGAGAGCGTCCTGCCGGACGCACCGAAAAANTATGCCCTCTGCTGACTTCTGAGCGAGCCTCCCGTCACCTTTCGATGGCCGGTAGCCCTTACGGGCACCACACTCAGATCTCTCCGGGTATTACGCACCCACTTTCACGCTTATGTCCGTCGGATCTACGCCACAGAGTTCCGTGCAAGTTTTGGGCTTCAGAGATTTCGGACTCCTTACCCCCCTGTGGCGCCTCATATCCGCTTCCTGTTCGTCGAACCAGCGCTTTGCCATCCGGCTTCCTTCAGACTCGCAGTCGCCCGCGAAGCCCTTGCCATTGGCTAACCCTTCCCCTTGCAGGGCGAGTAGAGGTCTTTCACCTCCTAGTGAGAGCGTCCTGCCGGACGCACCAAAAAAAAAAAAAAAAAAACCCCAGCACACGGCTGGGGTGGTAAGCCTTTTTTGCTGTCACACATCAAGGCCCCGCTCAGGGAGGAAAAGCGGGGGATAGCAAGCTACCCGGAGCGGAATTTAGCAATGTTGCCGGCGTGTGACAAGCGTTTTTTGGCAATATCCTTCCTATTCGCTGAGGTATTCAGCAAATTGACTAAACGGTCAGACCACTGGGCCGTACGGCTTTCGGGCACAATTTTGGGCATGACCCCTTACGCACCTTTCCCCGCCGGACGCCCGCGCCGCCTGCGCCGCGACACCTTCACCCGCAACCTGGTGCGTGAAAACGCCCTGACCGCCCATGACCTGATCTACCCGGTCTTTGTGGTGGACGGACAAGCACAGCGCGTGCCAATTACATCCATGCCCGGCGTGGAGCGGCTCAGCCTGGATTTGCTGCTGCCGGTGGCCGAGCAGTGCGTGAAGCTGGAAATCCCGGTCATGGCCTTGTTTCCGGTGGTCGACCAGTCCCTCAAAACCTACGACGGCGCCGAAGCCCTGAACCCTGACGGTCTGGTACCTCGTGTGGTGCGCGCCTTGAAAAAAGAATTCCCCGAGCTTGGAGTGATGACCGACGTGGCGCTGGACCCGTTTACCACGCACGGCCAGGACGGCATCCCCGACACCCGCCCCGAAGAAAACGGCTACATCCTGAACGAGGAAACCACCGCCCAGTTGGTGCAGCAGGCGCTGACCCAGGCCCGTGCCGGGGTGGACATCGTGGCGCCCAGTGACATGATGGACGGACGCATAGGCGCCATCCGCACCGCCCTGGAAGCCGAAAAGCTGGTGCACACCCGCATCATGGCCTACAGCGCCAAGTACGCATCGGCCTTCTACGGCCCCTTCCGTGATGCCGTAGGCTCCGCCGGCAACCTTGGCAAGGGCAACAAAAAGGTCTACCAGATGGACCCTGCCAATACCGACGAAGCACTGCGCGAAGTGGCGATGGACATTGCAGAAGGCGCTGACATGGTGATGGTCAAACCCGGCATGCCTTACCTGGACGTGGTGCGCCGCGTGAAAGACGAGTTCAAGGTGCCTACCTTTGCCTACCAGGTGAGCGGCGAATACGCCATGCTCAAAGCCGCCGCCCAGAATGGTTGGCTGGACCATGACGCGGTGATGATGGAGAGCCTGCTGGCCTTCAAACGCGCTGGGGCAGACGGCATCCTGACCTACTTCGCCCTTGACGCAGCTCTTGCCCTGAAAGCCTGACGCTATCAAATCAGGAGCTGCCCGCGCACATTCCACGAGCGGTAGCAGCACTTTTTATCTACAAGGCACGCCATGCGCATCTTTCACATCGAGCCGGGGCACATCCGCGAAAGCGCCGACCTGGAAGCCCTGTCCGCGCAAGGTCTGGAGCAGCAGGGCTATGTGTGGATCGCCTGTGGACGCCCGGAGTTTGAGGCAGAGCAGATGCGCGTGCAGGCCGCATTGCAAGCCCTGTGCGGCGTGCAGTTGGTGGATCTGCACATCTCCGACCTGATCAACAAGCAGCTGCCCTCGCACTACGACTACACCTCGCAGTACGACGTGCTGGTGTTCCGCCGCCTGGCGGCGAGTTCCACGGCAAAACCAGGTGCAGCGCCGGTTACCGGTGCACCCGCCGGTCGCCTGAGTGGGCCACCTATTCTGCGGCGCATAGATACCAGCCCCGTGGGTTTTGCCGTGTTTGACCGCGTGTTGCTCACAGTGCACCCCGACGACTGCACGGTGCGCGACACCTACGCCGACAAGCTGCTGCAAACCGCTAGCGCTGAATCCCGTGCCGCGGGTGCACGCTTGCCCACCAGCCCTGCAGACCTGATGCTGCGCATCGTGAACTCCATGGTGGACGGCTACCTCGCCCTGCGGCGCGAACTGACCCAGCAGCTGGACCATTGGCAGAGTGAGTTGCTCAGTCCGCGTGCACGCTTTACCAACTGGAGCGCCTTGCTCGAAGCGCGCATGGCACTGCATCAACTGGACGACGTGTGCGAGGAGCAGCGCTCCAGCATTCAGGACTGGATTGAGGCCATCAAAACCTGGCCGGAACCGGAAAGCCCCCTGGAAGCCCGCGAACGGGAACTGCTGCAAGTGCGAAGCCGGGATGTGCTTGAACACATAGAGCGCGTGGTGCACCACGTGCGCCGGCTGGAGCAGAGCGTGGAAACCGCGGTGCAAATGCACTTCAGCGTGCAAGGCAGCCGCACCAACGACATCATGCGCACCTTGACGGTGCTCACCGCCATTTTTTTGCCGTTGAACCTGATGGCCGGCATTTTCGGGATGAACTTCGACTTCATCCCGTTGCTGCACCAGCAAAGCGGCTTCTGGTGGACCTTGGGCGCCATGGGCCTGACAGCGGCCGGGCTGGCGCTCGTCTTCTGGCGCAAACGCTACCTCGCCCGTACCACCCGTTAACGCGAGTGGGTTCTGCCCTGCCCTTCTCCGCTCAGCCTACGTGCTGTTGCAAAAATGCCAGCGTCCGCTGGCGGGCCAAGGCCGCAGCCTCAGCGTTGTAGGCGGCGCGGTGGTCGCAGTTAAAGCCGTGCTGGGCCGGATAGATCTGCACCTCCACACCGGGCTGGGCCTTGGCAAACGCATGCACCGTGTCAATGGGAATGGCATGGTCCTGCTCACCGAAATGGGCCAGCACCGGGCAAGCGGGCACGCGAGCTGCTTCGACCGGTGTGGTCATGCCGCCGCCGTAGTAAGGCACCGCAGCAGCCAAGCCCTTCACCTGCTCGGCCGCACGCCAGCTAAGCCAACCGCCCCAGCAGTAACCCATCACCGCCACTTTGCCGGCACGGGCTGCGTAGTCGACCGCGGCCTGCACGTCCTGCATCACGCCGGGAGACGGCAAAGCCTCCACCTGCGCTTTCAAGGCGGCGCCGGCGGCAATGTCGTCTTTGGTGTAGCCCAGCTCCACACCTGCCTGCACGCGCTGAAAGGTAGCAGGCGCCACCACCAGATATCCGTCCGCCGCGAAGCCATCCACCACCGCGCGGATATGGGCATTCACCCCGAAGATTTCCTGCAACACCACGAGCCCGCCCTTGGGCGCCCCCACCGGAGTAGCAAGGTAAGCGGGAATGGAAGTGCCGTCGGCGGCGGTGAGGGTGATGGTGCTGCCCATGGGGGTGTCCTGAATACGAGACATCAATTTACTGGGCCTGAAAACCGCTGGCCTTGATCATCTTGGCCCAGACGTCGGTATACGCCTGTTCGCGCTTGGCGAGCTGCTGCTGGTTCATAAAGCCCACGGTCAGGCCCATGGAGGTGAGGTGCTGTTTGACATCCGGTTGTGCAATGACCTTGGCCAAGGCATCCGACAACTTGTCCAGTGTGGCCTTTGGAGTGCCGGCCGGCGCAAACAGGCCGTAGTACGGCATGTCTTCCAGACCGGCCAGGCCCAGCTCACTGAAGGTCGGCACATCTGGCAGGATGGCCTGGCGGCTACCGCCCAGCACGGCCACGATGCGGATCTTGCCGGCCTTGTGGTTCTCGATGAAGTCCGGCACGGAACCCACACCCGCTGCGATCTGGTTGCCCAGCATGTCGGCCATCATGGGGGCGCTGCCACGGTAGGGGGCCGCCACCAGGTCCAGCTTGTATTTCTCGCCCAGCACCTTCACCAGGAATTCCGGTGTCGAGGCCGGTGCAGGCACGCCCAGCGTGCCTTTGCCGCCTTGGGTGCGCACCCAGGCCATGTATTCGGCGGTGGTCTTGGCAGGCGTACCCCCGGAGACAGCCAGCGCATTCACAAAAGTAGCGAACCCGGCTACGGGCACAAAGTCCTTGGCAGGCTCAAACCCGGGGTTTTTGACCACCTGCGGCAGGATGGAGATGGTGTGGTCGTGGCTCAGGAAAAGGGTGTTGCCGTCCGGTGCTGCGGCCTTGAGCGCTTGGGCGGCAATCTGGCCGCCGGCTCCGGCTTTGTTCTCCACCACCA
Encoded here:
- a CDS encoding dienelactone hydrolase family protein, with the protein product MGSTITLTAADGTSIPAYLATPVGAPKGGLVVLQEIFGVNAHIRAVVDGFAADGYLVVAPATFQRVQAGVELGYTKDDIAAGAALKAQVEALPSPGVMQDVQAAVDYAARAGKVAVMGYCWGGWLSWRAAEQVKGLAAAVPYYGGGMTTPVEAARVPACPVLAHFGEQDHAIPIDTVHAFAKAQPGVEVQIYPAQHGFNCDHRAAYNAEAAALARQRTLAFLQQHVG
- the ltrA gene encoding group II intron reverse transcriptase/maturase produces the protein MSRVVDRDNMQLAYSRVMKNRGAPGIDGMRCEDLKTWLKVNWSQVKKSLLDGTYRPQAVRRVDIPKPQGGVRTLGVPTVVDRLIQQALHQAMQPLFEPTFSQSSYGFRPGKSAKQAVSKAAEYIRGGKRWVVDMDLEKFFDRVNHDVLMARVARQVQDKTVLSLIRRFLEAGMMANGVETPRYEGTPQGGPLSPLLSNILLTDLDRELEARKLLFCRYADDCNIYVSSQRAGQRIMEGIKRFLANRLKLTVNETKSAVERPWKRKFLGYSVTAQRASKIRIAKESTQRLMHAVRTYCAQGRGRPLPQTIEKLNPVLRGWMNYFSLTQSHKPIEALDMWVRRRLRALMWRQWKRTKTRESKMLALGLDAQRAWKSSVNGHGPWWNAGAKHLRQALPTKYFTQLGLVSLVATHQHLQRPT
- a CDS encoding Bug family tripartite tricarboxylate transporter substrate binding protein — protein: MTTWLTQAMAGACSAFSHSVRTSSSAAAAALMALACAGAVHAQTGPVRILVGFPAGGGTDAIARTLADKLKDQLGVAVVVENKAGAGGQIAAQALKAAAPDGNTLFLSHDHTISILPQVVKNPGFEPAKDFVPVAGFATFVNALAVSGGTPAKTTAEYMAWVRTQGGKGTLGVPAPASTPEFLVKVLGEKYKLDLVAAPYRGSAPMMADMLGNQIAAGVGSVPDFIENHKAGKIRIVAVLGGSRQAILPDVPTFSELGLAGLEDMPYYGLFAPAGTPKATLDKLSDALAKVIAQPDVKQHLTSMGLTVGFMNQQQLAKREQAYTDVWAKMIKASGFQAQ
- a CDS encoding magnesium transporter CorA family protein, which gives rise to MRIFHIEPGHIRESADLEALSAQGLEQQGYVWIACGRPEFEAEQMRVQAALQALCGVQLVDLHISDLINKQLPSHYDYTSQYDVLVFRRLAASSTAKPGAAPVTGAPAGRLSGPPILRRIDTSPVGFAVFDRVLLTVHPDDCTVRDTYADKLLQTASAESRAAGARLPTSPADLMLRIVNSMVDGYLALRRELTQQLDHWQSELLSPRARFTNWSALLEARMALHQLDDVCEEQRSSIQDWIEAIKTWPEPESPLEARERELLQVRSRDVLEHIERVVHHVRRLEQSVETAVQMHFSVQGSRTNDIMRTLTVLTAIFLPLNLMAGIFGMNFDFIPLLHQQSGFWWTLGAMGLTAAGLALVFWRKRYLARTTR
- the hemB gene encoding porphobilinogen synthase translates to MTPYAPFPAGRPRRLRRDTFTRNLVRENALTAHDLIYPVFVVDGQAQRVPITSMPGVERLSLDLLLPVAEQCVKLEIPVMALFPVVDQSLKTYDGAEALNPDGLVPRVVRALKKEFPELGVMTDVALDPFTTHGQDGIPDTRPEENGYILNEETTAQLVQQALTQARAGVDIVAPSDMMDGRIGAIRTALEAEKLVHTRIMAYSAKYASAFYGPFRDAVGSAGNLGKGNKKVYQMDPANTDEALREVAMDIAEGADMVMVKPGMPYLDVVRRVKDEFKVPTFAYQVSGEYAMLKAAAQNGWLDHDAVMMESLLAFKRAGADGILTYFALDAALALKA